The Humulus lupulus chromosome 4, drHumLupu1.1, whole genome shotgun sequence genome has a window encoding:
- the LOC133832426 gene encoding uncharacterized protein LOC133832426: MSEKLAGYPEKLLCPCKVCRNLSHQCINILYEHLVIYGIDPTYKIWFHHGEELSRDDDVETMETFDSYNLFRATNIDGCDFESHLEGHDDTFMEKIEDADTPLYPQCTKYTKLSSIVALYKVKTTNGWSDKSFDELLRLLNDMFPLDNMIPKSMYEVRKFLRLFDLGYEKIHACVNDCCLFRKDKENLQECPTCGTSRWMSDKMTKKVRHGVPAKVLRYFPIIPRLKRMFMSKRISKELRWHHNNKSCDGKMRHPVDSAAWELVNDKWPSFSNEERNIRLGLSTDGFNPFRPKQHGNDIDIYLEPLIEDLKLLWNEGVDAHDALDNTNFKLRAILMWTIQDFPAYENLAGCKNKGCFSCPLCGYGTHSEWLKHSGKFSYRGHRKFLKEDHPFRSKRKKNVCESICNTLLDVAGKSKDGLKARLDLQHMGIRSALHPQEKGTRTYLPAALHTLSKLEKELFCKRLFSLKVPDGYSSNIRNCVSMEQCKLMGLKSHDCHILMQQLLPVAIKGLMPLDPRDAIIRLSTFFNRICQRVLDRESIMTLENDVIETLCLLERFFPPSFFDVMIHLVVHIGREARLFYVNILLMMSNCVINRRMKILKDYVRNRARPEGCIAECYLADECVSFCNEFTDHSIELNTKEGRNEEWSNDVILEGRPISRRKEIILTDELLEIAHRYILLNTSVVEPFLE, translated from the exons ATGTCAGAAAAGCTAGCTGGTTATCCAGAAAAGTTATTGTGTCCATGCAAAGTTTGTCGAAACTTAAGTCACCAATGTATTAACATTTTGTATGAACACTTAGTCATTTATGGGATTGATCCAACATACAAAAtctggtttcatcatggggaagaattATCAAGAGATGATGATGTAGAGACAATGGAAACATTTGATTCTTACAACTTGTTTAGGGCTACAAATATTGATGGTTGTGATTTTGAAAGTCATCTAGAAGGTCATGATGACACTTTTATGGAAAAAATAGAAGATGCAGACACTCCATTATATCCACAATGCACTAAATATACTAAGTTATCGTCAATTGTTGCATTGTATAAGGTTAAAACTACCAATGGATGGTCTGACAAAAGTTTTGATGAATTGTTAAGACTTTTGAATGATATGTTTCCTTTAGATAATATGATCCCCAAGTCTATGTATGAGGTTCGAAAATTTCTTCGATTATTTGATTTAGGATATGAAAAGATTCATGCGTGTGTTAATGATTGCTGTTTGTttagaaaagataaagaaaacttgCAAGAATGTCCAACATGTGGAACCTCACGTTGGATGTCAGATAAGATGACTAAAAAGGTTCGACATGGTGTCCCAGCAAAAGTTTTGAGGTACTTTCCTATAATCCCTAGGTTGAAACGGATGTTCATGTCTAAAAGAATTTCAAAGGAATTAAgatggcatcacaacaataaaagTTGCGATGGAAAAATGCGTCACCCAGTGGATTCAGCAGCATGGGAGCTAGTCAATGATAAATGGCCATCATTTTCAAATGAAGAGAGAAATATTAGACTTGGCCTTTCCACAGATGGATTTAACCCATTTA GACCTAAACAGCAtgggaatgatattgatatatactTAGAACCCCTCATAGAGGACTTGAAATTATTATGGAATGAGGGTGTTGATGCTCATGATGCATTGGACAACACAAATTTCAAGTTGCGGGCTATTTTGATGTGGACAATCCAAGATTTTCCAGCATACGAGAACCTTGCTGGTTGTAAAAATAAGGGATGTTTTAGTTGTCCCCTATGTGGTTATGGTACTCATTCAGAGTGGCTAAAACATAGTGGGAAGTTTTCATATCGAGGTCATCGGAAATTTCTTAAAGAAGACCATCCATTTCGGAGTAAAAGAA agaaaaatgtttgtgaaagcatctGTAATACATTGCTAGATGTTGCTGGAAAAAGTAAAGATGGACTAAAAGCTCGCTTGGATTTGCAACATATGGGTATTAGGAGTGCATTACACCCACAAGAGAAGGGGACTAGAACCTATCTTCCTGCAGCTTTACACACACTATCAAAGCTTGAGaaagaattattttgtaaaaggTTGTTCTCATTGAAAGTACCTGATGGATATAGTTCAAATATTCGAAATTGTGTTTCAATGGAACAATGCAAGCTCATGGGCCTTAAGTCACACGATTGCCACAttttgatgcaacaattactacCGGTGGCTATAAAAGGATTGATGCCATTGGATCCAAGAGATGCTATAATAAGATTATCCACGTTCTTTAATCGAATATGTCAACGTGTTCTTGATAGAGAAAGCATAATGACATTAGAAAATGATGTTATTGAAACTTTATGCTTACTAGAGAGattctttccaccatcattttttgatGTCATGATTCACTTAGTGGTTCATATCGGACGAGAAGCACGACTAT TTTATGTGAACATTCTATTAATGATGAGCAATTGTGTGATTAATAGACGCATGAAGATATTGAAAGATTATGTCAGAAATCGAGCAAGGCCTGAAGGTTGTATTGCAGAGTGTTATCTTGCAGATGAGTGTGTGAGCTTTTGTAATGAATTCACTGACCATTCAATTGAACTAAACACAAAAGAAGGTCGAAATGAAGAGTGGTCAAATGATGTGATACTTGAAGGTCGTCCAATTTCTAGGAGGAAAGAAATTATATTGACAGATGAGTTGTTAGAAATTGCACATCGATACATTCTGTTAAATACATCTGTTGTGGAGCCTTTTCTAGAGTAA